The genomic stretch GTGTAGATatactctcttttttttttttttaaaggaatttgttctgttaaaaGTAACAATTTACCTTGACTGTTGTATTGAGTTAGCCACACCGGGAAAAGTACAGGTTACATAACAGGTATTTTTGGAGTCTCCTTTTAATTTGCCTTTTGTTTATTTAGCTACTAAGAAAGCTTCTTAGAGCTAGAATAAACTATAGATAGTTAAGAACGCCGTTGCTCATTAGGTCTTTACTTTATAATTCGGAGTATTAAGCAACATTATAACTTCATGCGTCAAAAGTAAATTACTGGGTGTCAGTTGCTGTATTTCTAGCCATTAGCTGGAAGCTTCCGCGGCCTTCAGCTCGAGTTACGAAGCTTGAACTAACCAGGAAACCTTTAGGTTATTCAGTATGATGCTATATTTAATTTTGGTCAATATCTGACCTATTTATCGACGTTTCAGCCGTCTGTCCCACATAAATCTCACCAGTCCCGTCGTAAACTACCGTGTTGTGTTCGCTCCTTTAGCCCCTGTATTGACGTTTCACCACAGTCCGCTTCTCTCCCCTGTTTTTAAAGGATACTCTCCATGGCTGGCATCTTGGCGCTGTTCTCTAGGCCTTCAAAAAATTCCCACGACGAAGTTCTCACAGAAAGTTCACCGAAAAATAcgtgaaataaaaccaaactcGTCGGTGAAAGTTCAGCCTTTCTGGTTTCGGTGTTCGCCTTCTTCCGCACTTCCTGGTCTGTTACCAAAATATGAACTACGTCATCGTCACGTGGTGGCGGTATTCCATTGAAACGTCACCAGGGAGCTGCccccctcctcgtcctcctcccgaaatgtgaatgaaaagagaaaaaaaaactaacgtTAAAACGCGACATTTTGAGCGTTTTCGTGAGGAAACAGTGGCCGAGTGGAGCGGACGAGCGAAAACAGTCGGGCGAAAGTGTCCGCGTCGCTGTGCCGGAGGAGCGGTGGGCGGTGAAAGCGGTTGATTGATGATTAGATTTACGGTGTGGATCACGGCGGGGAGAGAGGATGACTCACTCCGTCTGATGTGATGTTCACCCCGCAACAGCTCGGCAGTGCGGTGGCACGCCGGTAGTTGAGCCTCACGGATCGGGCGGCGAGCTCCACCGATAGCAGCCAAACTTTATCAAACTGCTACCATGCGTGTGGAAGCCTCCCAGATCCGGGCGTTTGTTTGAAACTTGCTGTCACTCGGTTAGTTGGCGAGACATCGAGAGAGCGTCGTGATTTACCGTAAATTTCGTGACGCCTGATTGCCATGGAAACTGCGCTGAAGGGAAAGTGTCCGTGTTAACTTCAGCATCAACCTTTTCCAACGGGGGTcggataaaaaaataaaaaaaaaaactgttggatatctcattgttttctttctggTGTCTCCTCCTCTGGCTTTACTTTTCCTCTGTAATTTCACCACAAAGCaggtgagtttattttttatttaatttatgtattttttaatcgTCTCTTATTATTTTCTCTCAtgctggctttttaaaaaaataaatattcagttcAAACCCTCTCAAAAATTAAGACTTATGACTGCATGTCAACTTGTAAGGTGCAACTAAATGCACCAGAAAATCCAGATGCTGCTCACATGTTGAACTAATGGgtgaaaaaaagcaacattttgagTTAAGAGAACAACACGGAGCGACTGTAGTGGGGCATTAAAGCAGAAAAGTGGCCTCTGCACAATTTTGTAGATGGAAGCAgcgctttaaaaaaatgcccagcagcatgcatgcatgcatacatcCAGATCACGACCATATATACTCCATAATACTGCTACAATCCTCTAACCAGCTTTACTGGGTAAATATTCTATGGGCTCCACGGCCCTGATGCCACCTCAAGTGGTGCattttctgtcgttttttttttattttgcgcACAGGGAAAGAATCCAGGAGAGCCAACGACTGATGCTTCATTCAGTGGCTGTATGACTCATATAGTCTTATCTATAAAGAAGCCAAGTGGCAGAAGAGCAGTCCTGCTGCAGGACCAAGCTGATGTAACCCCAGAGATTCACTAGAGGCTGCTGTGGGCCCTGCTTCCCTCCCTGTAACCCcccagagctgcttctgctgctgccacaTTTTGCACTGATGACCGCCAAATACTAACACAGACTGATGGTGCAGGAGGCTGCTCACATGCTGAGCACTCAACAGATGATCAAGTGCTGTTTACAGTGCATCACCGACCAGGGCAGCCTGAAAAgcatacaataaaaatgttttattaaaaagcaaacagcaacaaatacacaaaacaatctgGCATATAAGTCAAAGTATTTCCATTAAGCTCTATTCACCAAGGCAAAATAGTTTTTAATCTATGAAAATGCAGCAATATGTTTTCCTTTCTCTAAACTATATGTAAAACCGCTTAACTGAAACTAAATAATTGCTAAGAAAAGGTCTTTATAATAATATACGATATAGATTATAGCAATTGTTTCTAATTCTTGGCCCCATACTTGATGCAATGTCTGATTACGTAAtggcatttctttttaaatgatgattcaCTGATTGTCAGACATTAGGAAATTGCTCAAATCTAAAATTTTCATACACATCTGGCTTGATTTCAACTCCATTTTCTTCAAATATGTTTTCTAGTAGCATAACTGATCagcaggggaaaaaagaagcagtGCAGCGTTGCAGCAAAAACCACTGCCAAAACTGTCATAAGCTGAATTTCACCATTATTAAACTGTGCGTACATATTTAAATGTAGCTCTTCTTTGTAGTGTTTTTGATAACAGGCTAACAATGTGACATTTGCCTCTGCACTTAGGGAGTCAGCGTATGTTAATGATGAGGTACCTTTTTTCCcgtcttattttcattttttctcctttttattcCTAAGACTTTTTCAAAACTCTCACAAATAAATTACTGTGACATTGGAAAACCAGAATTAAACACATTGTCTATCAACATGGTGCTTTGTATGAGCTGGTGACATAATGCAGTAATGCATTCTAACCAGAGCATTTGGTATGATGAGCTTAGAGTCAACACTCCTTTAGAGGATTCTTCATACaggtgcaaaacaaacacacacgtccAGCTTGTTTTTATAGATCTGACAACCAGCCTGTCTGTGTCGCTGTCAACTGGCGAATGACAGACAGGTGAGTCACCTGTAACTAACAGATGGACACgtgatgatggaaaaaaattcaacttGGCAACTCCTGAATGATCATCCAGCAAGTGAAATGATGTGAGAAACAGCTGgtgatgtttattttgcaaCTGGAATGTCATAAAAAGGTCCCTTTCAAAActcacaatgcattgtgggagGAGTCATCTCATCTTCTTTTACAGCTCAAACAGACGCatgttaaaatatgtatttgcaTGTGATTAGCTGAAGCAAATATGTcttgtcatgaaaaaaaaagtcagttccCGTACACACCTATCACCTCTacattgttttattaaaaagtttACGTTTTGGTCACAAGGATCTATCTTCAGAAGGTCACAGATGTCTCGAGGACCTTTGTCATGGATGTTTTGCAACTgaaatgttgacttttaatAAATCGATGCATAGCTGACAGGTTTGTGTacgatttttaatttttttgctgtaaGTTGGATATCTGGGGGACTTTATTTCTTGCACCACAAAGGGGATCAAACAATGGCACATTTACGACACCTGTAGTCACCATCACTATAAgaattaaatgtgaaaacacatttttattggcAGATAAACTtgttgaattgaaattgaattgattgCAGTGCGCCACCAGTGGCTTATGTATAAGCTCTTACTAAGCCATTTAGTTGACTTTGCCATATGTTGTAATTCTGTTGCCATCTAGTGGCAGCACATCAGACAAACTAATCACTGAGACATCCTCGGTCCTCAGAGCTGCCCATTATGCTTGATGTTAAACAGCTGAATTTCAAATTTAGCTAATGAACAATTGGCACATATTGCACTCAAAGAGGATTGAGGGTGAAAACATCTGTTGCAGAAGCCTTTAGCCCagttatttgtatttgtttggttACGTTTGTGCATTTCACACTTTCCgaagaagaggaaaacaaaagggCAAATGTCAAGTCTACAAAGGTCTAGACTTTCAAGCAAACAAATGAGTGGAAAATCCTCTCATGAAAAGGATGTAAACAGACTACATCCTCATGATACTGATATtgatagaagaaaaaaaaatcctttcctgtgcacatttgtaaagagctgcacagtggattgtgTTACTCCAAGAAAAGGCACAGTTTCTACATTACAGTGGGCTTTCTTATCTGTTCACTGCTTCACCCCTTCATTATCTATTATGACATGTTAGCCATAACGTGATGCAAATGTCAGACCTCTTTTTCCACAGGTGACAACGGACGATGGAGCTTCAGACAGAGAAGAGGTTCCACAACTTGACCCTTGAGCAACTTCAGGCTCTCGACAAAGTCTTGACGGAGGTAATCCCCATCCATGGGCGAGGAAATTTTCCCACACTGCAGGTGAGAGCCAAAGACATCATTCGTGTTGTGAAAGATCGGCTGGTTGAAAGAGACATCCAGGTTAAAGACATACGCCTTAATGGAGCGACGGCCAGCCACGTCCTGGTGAGAGATAACGGCCTGGGCTACAGAGACTTGGACATAATTTTTAGAGTGGAGCTGCCCAGACAGGAGGACTTCCAGGTGATTAAGGAGGTGGTGCTGGGCAGCCTGCGAGACCTCCTCCCTTATGGCGTCAACAGACGGAAGATCACCTGCCTGACAATGAAGGAAGCCTACGTGCAAAAGATGGTGAAAGTTTTCAATGAGCACGACAGATGGAGCCTCATCTCGCTTTCTAACAACAGAGCTAAAACGGTGGGGCTCCGATTTGTTAGCTCCCTTCGCAGGCAGTTTGAGTTCAGCGTGGACTCCTTCCAGATAATATTAGATCGTATGCTGGAGTCCTACTGGGAGACTGAAAGGAAACAAGGAGGAAGGCTGGCACTGAATGCTGGGAATTTGTCTAAAAGAGACAACCAGAACGAAAATAAAGCACAGCAGCAATCAAGCAATCCTCAGGATGTTGACAAAGATGTTGAAAAAGATACAGCAATGGCAACCAATGCAGAGAGTCTGTGCCAGGATGAAGCAGTTTCTGTGCTTGAGAATGAGCTTCCACATGCAGAGACAGAGCATGTCGATGATGATCATGAGGTGCAGCAGGTGTCAGAACCTGAAGGAACGAAATTACAAAGGGAAGAAGAGGATGGCATTGAGGACGTTCATTCAGAGGAGGACATTGTGTTTGAGTTATGTGAAGAAAACGGAGAAGATAAAGGACAAAATCACAGTGATTATCCTTTAGTTGCATCTCCTAAAACTTTATTTCCAGATGCAAGTTTAAAACTGCAGAATAATGAAGATTTGTGTGAGTCACAAGCTTCCCAGCCTGTGCCTATAATGCACACGGAGACGTCAGTTCCACAAGAAATGTCCCATTGTAAAGAAATTACTCAGTTCAAAGTAGACTCAGTAATCTGCAAGACTGAAATTACCATAAGCCAACAAGATTCACATAATGAGTTCTCCTTTCCTCCTCCAGCTAAAAAGACTTGCAGCACCTCACAGGACATTGTGCCAGACTACTGCCCTTCACCGAAGctacaaagaaaaatgtcacgGAAGTTGATCAGCAAACCTGAAAAATGGTCTTTACTGACTGATTTGTCAGACCTTACAACACAGCTGTTTCCACCCATAGAGATACCGAAACCACTTCAGCCAAAACCTCCTTTGCCGGATAGTGCTAATGATTCAAATGTACCAGACGGCAAGACGGAGAACGTTGAGGGTTCGGACGCCCTCGCAGAGCCCACACAGTGTCCAGCCAGTACGCTTCAGGAAGGGACTGGCTCTAGTGAAACTGTAGAACAATCTGTTAAGCCAAAACATTCAAAGAAGCCTCCTGATTCAGAGACTCAGATCCACACATGTACAGCAAACGTAGCCTCACAGCCTCAAGTAGATGAGCAAAAACCTGGACTGGCGGATGATGTCCCAAACAGCTATGGGTCAAGCTCATGGGTCGGGGCAGCAGGGGAACCAACCATCACTGTGGAGGCTGAGTGCATGTACGGAGACTTCGAGCAGGCTATGGATCACCTCCGCCACCGCCTCATCGCCACCCACAACCCAGAGGAGATCCGAGGAGGGGGTCTGCTTAAATACAGCGACCTGCTGGTGAGGAACTTCCGGCCAGCAAGCGAGACCGAGATCAAATCCTTGGAGCGATACATGTGCTCCCGCTTCTTCATCGACTTCCCCGACGTGAGCGAGCAGCAGCGGAAGATCGAGGCCTACTTGCAGTGCCATTTTATTGGCAACGAGGAGACGAGCAAGTACGACTATTTGATGACCCTGCGACGCGTGATAGATGAGAGCACGGTGTGTTTGATGGGACACGAGAGGAGACAGACGCTCAATATGATCACAGTCCTGGCTTTGAGGGTGCTGGGCGAGCAGAACGCCATCCCCAACACAGCCAACGTTACCTGCTTCTACCAGCCGGCTCCATATATGACCGAGCCTATTTACAA from Amphiprion ocellaris isolate individual 3 ecotype Okinawa chromosome 14, ASM2253959v1, whole genome shotgun sequence encodes the following:
- the LOC111572993 gene encoding uncharacterized protein LOC111572993 encodes the protein MELQTEKRFHNLTLEQLQALDKVLTEVIPIHGRGNFPTLQVRAKDIIRVVKDRLVERDIQVKDIRLNGATASHVLVRDNGLGYRDLDIIFRVELPRQEDFQVIKEVVLGSLRDLLPYGVNRRKITCLTMKEAYVQKMVKVFNEHDRWSLISLSNNRAKTVGLRFVSSLRRQFEFSVDSFQIILDRMLESYWETERKQGGRLALNAGNLSKRDNQNENKAQQQSSNPQDVDKDVEKDTAMATNAESLCQDEAVSVLENELPHAETEHVDDDHEVQQVSEPEGTKLQREEEDGIEDVHSEEDIVFELCEENGEDKGQNHSDYPLVASPKTLFPDASLKLQNNEDLCESQASQPVPIMHTETSVPQEMSHCKEITQFKVDSVICKTEITISQQDSHNEFSFPPPAKKTCSTSQDIVPDYCPSPKLQRKMSRKLISKPEKWSLLTDLSDLTTQLFPPIEIPKPLQPKPPLPDSANDSNVPDGKTENVEGSDALAEPTQCPASTLQEGTGSSETVEQSVKPKHSKKPPDSETQIHTCTANVASQPQVDEQKPGLADDVPNSYGSSSWVGAAGEPTITVEAECMYGDFEQAMDHLRHRLIATHNPEEIRGGGLLKYSDLLVRNFRPASETEIKSLERYMCSRFFIDFPDVSEQQRKIEAYLQCHFIGNEETSKYDYLMTLRRVIDESTVCLMGHERRQTLNMITVLALRVLGEQNAIPNTANVTCFYQPAPYMTEPIYNSYFITQAQPPLVYHPYPLHVHMQTGLV